Within Vicia villosa cultivar HV-30 ecotype Madison, WI linkage group LG1, Vvil1.0, whole genome shotgun sequence, the genomic segment GAAGGAAGCAGACGAAGAAAGCTGCTAAGGATCCAAACAGGCCTAAGAGGCCTCCCAGTGCTTTCTTCGTTTTCATGTATGAAAATTTCTACtctaattttgttttaattgtaaCTTTTTTTAAAGTTGTTTTAGTGGTTTTTGgtttatgattatgattatgattatgattcAGGTCTGATTTTAGAGAACAGTATAAGAAGGATCATCCTACCAACAAATCTGTTGCCGCTGTGAgtaatttattttccttttttggtattttcaattttctttttttcttttgaaaacctaattcctaatttatggtggaaaaTCATTTAGGTTGGAAAAGCTTGCGGTGAAGAATGGAAATCCTTGACTGAAGAggtgaataattttaaaataattataatgatTAATCTTATGCCTTTTTGGAGCAATTTTTTTAACCTTGGATAGATTTaagtattaattattaatattgaaTTATTATATGTTTCAGGAAAAGGCTCCCTATGTTGCTAGGgcattgaagaagaaagaagagtaTGATATAACTCTTAAAGCTTACACTAAGAAACTGGTAAATACTCATAAAATACTCATATTCATGCTTATATTTTAGCTATTTCTACTGTATTGgtgttaattattttgtttacaGTGATTAATTGAAGTTTGTTTTTTGATTTGTTAGGAGGGGGggaaagatgatgaagaaggttctGACAAGTCAAAATCTGAAGTCAATGATGAGGACGAAGATGAGGTAGTTTCATCAATTCATTAGATTTGTGTTATTATCACAATGATTACATTCTAGTAATGAATTAATGGTTTTTTACTTTGTTTTGGAAATTGTGTAggaggatgatgaagaagatgatgatgagtagAGTTGCTGTTACACAAAATCTTAATGAGGGAGAAGGTTCTGACAAGATTAGGAAAGTTGGGGAAACATATGTTATGTTTAGATTGGGTTATTATATGTTGGGAAGTTTCACTAATGTACTGTTATTTTTAAGATAGTTTATGGATTTTTGTTGTCTTTTCTAGAGATTTTAGATAGTGAACAATCCTAATTATCATTATCCTGTAAAAGTCAATGCTATGATACTTTCAATTCTGTTCTGTCTCTTCTAACTTTTTTATTTCGGTTCTTGTCTTTACAAACCCGTTTTAACTCTAAAACAAACAGCTCTTCTATGAGTTTCAAGCAACTTACAATACATTATTCAATGATTGTATTCAATCCTCAACCAAACAAATCTCGAATAAGAGTGTTGTCAATGAAGTTGATGCAAACAGAATGGAGGTCAAGGGTGAATTTGGACAGTAGTAATCGGTAATTAAAGAGGCGAGTGTGATTGGTTGTGTTTGATTTGAAGTGGAACAAATGAGAAtgttcattttttaataaatattgtgaaaaaaaaaatctaGTAAATGGCCTTTAATGATTTCATTCTACTCCATTCAACCTCAACCACTCATTCAAATACTAGTATATTTAAAGAAAATCTGAAATTGCCGTAGTATATATGGATGATGATTGATCGATCAATTTTTAATTTAGTCCAATTCAAGAACTCCTAACTTGATTACACTTTAATAAATATGTTTGTTATTGTCATGTTAAGATTGAGATCTTGCATAAGATCGGGAGAGGATACTTCGATCATAAATCATAAAATCGTAATTAAGATTGAAAGATTCAAGATCCAGGGGAGTAGCAAGATTGTAAAACAAACTATTGTAACTAAAAATGTAAGATAATAACTAATCGAACAATAATACTATATATTTGAAGTTTTTTACATGATAAGCCGTATTTGTGGGAAAATGATCTTTGTTGAACCGTAATCATAGTGTTTTGCCATCTTGTCATTCTTCTCGGTTTGTAATGGTGTTAATTGAAAAACAATGGTAATCGACTGTCATTGCTCAAGATCGCACATAATAtacaattttatgatttttttcgtAAAATTTGGCCAACACCAGATTCTACTTATGATCGGAATATTGGAGGCGAGTGAAAATCATGAAGTCCTAAGATTTtaagatttaaatttaaatcatGATTCTACCAACCTTTATTATACTTAACAACTTGCCAAATATTTGAGTTTCCCTTTGATATCTGTTAGGGTCAAGAATTCTGAATTTAATTTCTTACTTgtcaaaattaattataaattgacTAGATGGAAAGGCAAGTTTAACAGCACCTCAAATAGTTATTCGAGTTTTGGTATCATATAGGTACATCCATTGGGGTTCGGATAAATATCTCAGGGCATCACATTCTTGAAATCAATATCTAGCAGGGTGCTTATTGTGCGGATCACGATTGTTAAAACCAAAGTTTTATTTCCGTGCAGGTAAAAGTGACATCTCTTTATGGTATGATTAATTGTTACTCCTATCTTTAATTTCTTTGTCAATATGTTCCTTTTGTCCACTTTACCGACACTTAAGATTCAAGAAATTTTGATAACTTTTATAATTTGCTGGCCACTCACGTTCAGTCACATATTTAGGCTCTTATCTTGGATAGTGATGCTGATGGCTTAATCATTTGGGGAGGTTCAAACTCTAGGTTCATATTCAACCATAAGCGAGTAGATACATAGACGTGGCTTCATGTTAAGTTTCACAACAAAACCTTATTAACTTATTACTCATGATTCTTGTCTTTGGTTATGCAAATTAAAAATACTTACAAAATTTAAACACTATTTTTGGACAGTCTATCATGTGTCTCTTCCCACTAATGCATCTCATTTAAGATTTCTCTTGTCACTCCTAGAATAGCAAAGAATGTTTTTAAGGTTTATGTTGACTTTTTTCAAGATCAACTGGTGCTGCTTTCAAATATTGTGACAGAGTTTACATCTGTTATGCAGAATTATAGCAATCTGATTCATGTTGGATATGTAAAAAGATAATGAAGAAACTGATCTCACTCAACAAATGCCTGGCATGTCATATGTACACTCAATATAGATCCAAAACTAAATTTCCAGGAAACGTTTTAATGTTTAACATAAAAAAACTTTCACcaaaaaaaaatttgtataagaaaaaaaaacagaaccACCTTAAATacataatataaacaaaaaattcACATCTTAGGAAAAAAATTAAAGTTGTTATCAATTTCTTTTGTCTTGTTGCTGTTCAACACTTTGCAGTACTTGGTTTGCCATTGATGAAAATGATTTTGCTGTATCTTGCATTTCTGTTGTTCGAAGATTGATACCCTGCCAAATCAAAAAATGCATATATAAGTAACAAACAAATTAGATACGAGACATAATTTGTACATACTTGTGTTATGCTATGACAAAGTATCTGTTTTTAACACTGTTttatcaaaatataaataaaaagataCCTGTAATTTTTTCAAGTTCTCCTGCAGCTTGCTTTCTGTCAATTTAGCAACGCTTGTTTCCTGCAGCGCCACCAGATTCATGATTGAAAAATGGTTCCGGCACATTTAATAATTAGATATTAAAATCTTACATATATGCAACATTATCCAAATATTACTTTCGTATACACATTGCAAGGAAGGCTAATAGAAACAGGATGCCCCACAATTGTTGCATAATGGCAAGTCAAGCATAATTGAGGTTTCATATTCTGTCTATATACTTACATTGGAGGAAGAAGAAAATCCGTATCTCTTTTTAATTTGATCGACTGTACCAGGTTGTTGCTCTTCTTGTCGCTCTTCTTGTTGCTCTTCCTTACCTGATGTTTTTTGGATGTTTCCCTTCATCTCTTTCAACCTTCCTGCATATTGAATGCTTAACTAATGAGTTTAATGGCGACACACCACCGGTGTAACGTGCGATGAAAATTCATCCAATTGCCCACATATGCTATTTTCTCtaaaaataaactaattattATAACCAACCTTTTAGAGCCTGAAATTTTCCAGTCAGTTTCTTCTTATTAAGACCTCCAAGTCCCATTATGCCACGATCTTTGCGTTTTTCTACATGATCATCTAGGTCAATATCATCTGCAGAAGAGGATGGAACACATCTCAAACTGATTAGTTCATACTTCATCATCCATTTGTTCGAGACTAGAAGACTATTATAAGGTTCTTTCCTACCTATATTTAGCTCGACCTCGTCTTCGTCAATTGCCAGGTTATCATTGTTATCAACAACAGAAGGAAagttttcttttgaaaagatCACCGAGAGTTCCTGGATACTTTCTCTAGAATTTTCTGTTTCCATGGGGGGTACAGGCTTTTCTTTATTGCTAGAGAAAGAGCTGAAGATACCCTGGGAAACCAAAAAACAAGATTGAACACCTTTTTGTCACAAAGATGATGGATATCATACAGTTTAACAGGTTAATAAAAAACTACTGCATACCCTTTTCTTTTCCTTATGAATGACTGGGCCAGTGACAAGCTCTTCTTGTGACAGCATCATTTCTTTCTTGTAGATGCAGCTAACAGAATCCAAAATTCTAAAATGAAGTCAAGTAAAATGTAAAAGTGAGGCTACTAGTCCTGAATATTGCTACCACTTCAATAGCCATATATATCACCAAGTTTAGTGCAAGTGTTTGATGCACAATGTGTGTGAATGTTGTAAACAGTGGAGTACCTAGTTTGAATCCTActgataaaaaaatattgttattgTATACCTGAAAATATTTCTTTGGACCAACAATGAGACGGAAAATATTTCTTGGTCTCCATTCACCTATAAATGGAAGTTGAACTAATTCAGAATCAAACATCTAAAGGAATTTGTTGTACTAGAAAAAAAACGTTCGTACCAAAACAAGATCTCCTTTGGATGAACAACATATTTGCCAATCAGAAAACGACTTTGATTTTGGAGGTGAATAATTGAAACCTCTAATTGAAGTCTCCACAATCAGGGATAACTCCGGCAAAGACCTATCATTTCAATAAGATTTCTACACATTAAATCGCGAAGAGCAATACACTCACATGAAAGTACTTGGCACACAGTTAACTAAGTTGAAATAAGTGATTTCTGATTTTTATCATCCAGCAAAACACATTTCTGTCAAACATTTATTCAATAAGCCTTCATCAGCTTATAAAAAAAAAGCCCTCATCATATAAGTTGTTTATACAAGTAAAGAGAAAGAGAATAAATTCCACATAAGCTTTTCACAAGCTGTTCCTGTTAGCTATATTTGAGAGTTTACGAAAATGAGCTGAAAACAACTTATGGGTAGTTAATAATCCATTTCTAGAATAAGTCTTTATATCATAAGATAAGTCCAAATAAGTTAATCCAAGCACCCCTTTGACATAAAATGCATTTTACATATTTACTTGCAACGCATACTGTCATTATGCCTTGCCAACAACAAATTTAACTTAACATGTCCAACAAGATAATTTTGTCTTCTTTAAGTATTTTCTTATGTAAATCGAGTTTACTCATATGCCACGGCCATCAAAATGTGTTTTCATGCTATGCACAGAGTAAGAAAAGAGTAACCACCTTAATTCCACTCTTCCATTGGTGAAAAGGAGTACAAGGCCAACACCGGAGGGACAGTAAAATGTTGATGCCCAACAACAGGAAGACGAGTGAAACTTCTTTTTGTGAAGCACCTTTTTAACTCCCTAAAAacataagaaaagaaaaatcCATTGCATCAATAAGCTAATGTTCTTGTTCTTCAGGACTCCTGGTTATGACTTAAAAGTAAATTATTCAATACCTGAACAGCATGCATTAATGAAT encodes:
- the LOC131609013 gene encoding HMG1/2-like protein isoform X1, whose product is MPKAKSDSKAADSRLKRKGAGTGRKQTKKAAKDPNRPKRPPSAFFVFMSDFREQYKKDHPTNKSVAAVGKACGEEWKSLTEEEKAPYVARALKKKEEYDITLKAYTKKLEGGKDDEEGSDKSKSEVNDEDEDEEDDEEDDDE
- the LOC131609013 gene encoding HMG1/2-like protein isoform X2; this translates as MPKAKSDSKAADSRLKRKGAGTGRKQTKKAAKDPNRPKRPPSAFFVFMSDFREQYKKDHPTNKSVAAVGKACGEEWKSLTEEEKAPYVARALKKKEEYDITLKAYTKKLEGGKDDEEGSDKSKSEVNDEDEDEDDEEDDDE